In Pseudomonas sp. MM213, a genomic segment contains:
- the der gene encoding ribosome biogenesis GTPase Der — protein MVPVIALVGRPNVGKSTLFNRLTRTRDAIVGDLSGLTRDRQYGEAKWQGRSYILVDTGGISGDEHGMDEKMAEQSLLAIEEADVVLFLVDAKAGFTAADQMIAEHLRKRNKRSYVVANKVDNIDPEMARAEFAPLGMGHAIPIAGAHGRGITQMLEIALSDFPKDEEELEEGEEEDVAEGEEAKRIPGPSEKDGIKIAIIGRPNVGKSTLVNRMLGEDRVIVYDQPGTTRDSIYIPFERNDEKYTLIDTAGVRKRGKIHEEVEKFSVVKTLQAIKDANVVIFVMDAREGVVDHDLNLLGFAIESGRALVIAINKWDGMTPSERDFVKVELQRRLFFVDYADIHFISALHGTGVGNLYASVQNSFKSAVTRWPTNRLTQILEDAVGEHAPPMVNNRRIKLRYAHLGGANPPIIVIHGNQIEKVPKSYVRYLENTYRRVLKLVGTPIRIEFKGGENPYEGNKNSLTDRQVNKKRRLMSHHKKADKKRRDKR, from the coding sequence ATGGTTCCCGTAATCGCCCTGGTGGGCCGACCGAACGTCGGCAAGTCCACCTTGTTCAACCGCCTGACCAGGACTCGCGACGCCATCGTCGGCGACTTGTCCGGTCTGACCCGTGATCGCCAATACGGTGAGGCCAAGTGGCAAGGGCGTTCCTACATTCTGGTCGACACCGGCGGTATCTCCGGTGACGAGCACGGTATGGACGAAAAAATGGCCGAGCAGTCGCTGCTGGCCATTGAAGAAGCCGATGTCGTTCTGTTCCTGGTAGATGCCAAGGCCGGTTTCACCGCCGCCGACCAGATGATCGCCGAGCATTTGCGCAAACGTAACAAGCGTTCGTACGTGGTTGCCAACAAGGTCGACAACATCGACCCTGAAATGGCCCGCGCCGAATTCGCCCCGTTGGGCATGGGCCACGCGATCCCGATCGCCGGTGCTCATGGTCGTGGCATCACCCAGATGCTGGAAATCGCCCTGAGCGACTTCCCGAAAGACGAAGAAGAGCTGGAAGAAGGCGAGGAAGAGGACGTTGCCGAAGGCGAGGAAGCCAAGCGCATTCCTGGCCCAAGCGAAAAAGACGGGATCAAGATCGCCATCATCGGCCGCCCGAACGTCGGCAAGTCGACCCTGGTCAACCGCATGCTCGGTGAAGACCGGGTTATCGTGTATGACCAACCCGGCACTACCCGCGACAGTATCTACATCCCGTTCGAGCGTAACGACGAGAAGTACACGCTGATCGACACCGCCGGTGTGCGCAAGCGCGGTAAGATCCACGAAGAAGTCGAAAAATTCTCCGTGGTCAAAACCCTGCAAGCGATCAAAGACGCCAACGTGGTGATCTTCGTGATGGACGCCCGCGAAGGCGTGGTGGACCACGACCTCAACCTGCTGGGCTTCGCCATTGAGTCGGGTCGTGCGCTGGTTATCGCGATCAACAAGTGGGACGGCATGACGCCGAGCGAGCGTGACTTCGTGAAGGTCGAGCTGCAACGTCGACTGTTCTTCGTTGACTACGCCGACATTCACTTCATCTCGGCACTGCACGGCACGGGCGTGGGCAACCTCTACGCTTCCGTACAGAACTCGTTCAAGTCCGCGGTCACCCGCTGGCCGACCAACCGCCTGACCCAGATCCTGGAAGATGCGGTTGGCGAGCACGCGCCACCGATGGTCAACAACCGCCGGATCAAGCTGCGTTATGCGCACTTGGGTGGTGCCAACCCGCCGATCATCGTGATTCACGGTAACCAGATCGAGAAGGTGCCGAAGTCTTACGTGCGTTACCTGGAAAACACTTACCGTCGTGTCTTGAAGCTGGTCGGTACGCCGATCCGCATCGAGTTCAAGGGCGGCGAGAACCCGTACGAAGGCAACAAGAACTCGCTCACTGATCGTCAGGTCAACAAGAAGCGTCGCTTGATGTCGCACCACAAGAAAGCCGACAAAAAGCGCCGCGACAAGCGCTGA
- a CDS encoding pyridoxal phosphate-dependent aminotransferase, whose translation MITSKLPNVGITIFTQMSQLAAQTGAINLSQGFPDFDAPQALCDAVGRHIANGHNQYSPMTGLPVLRQQIVAKIARSYGVTVDADSEVTVTPGATEAIFCAIQAVIHNGDEVIVFDPAYDSYEPSVQLAGGRCVHVQLGLDDFSIDFEKLAQALSPRTRMIILNTPHNPSGALINRAELDQLAALIRDRDIYVISDEVYEHLVYDGVPHVSVLAHEELYQRAFVVSSFGKTYHVTGWKTGYVVAPPALSAELRKVHQYVNFCGVTPLQYALADFMAEHPEHIEELPGFYQAKRDLFCDLLTPSRFSFTRVTGTYFQLVDYSQIRPDLNDVEMALWMTREHGVASIPISVFYQTPPEGQRLVRLCFAKREETLREAAAKLCVI comes from the coding sequence ATGATCACCAGTAAGCTGCCGAATGTCGGCATCACTATCTTCACGCAGATGTCTCAGCTCGCGGCGCAAACCGGGGCGATCAACCTGTCACAGGGTTTTCCCGATTTCGATGCCCCGCAAGCCTTGTGCGATGCGGTGGGTCGGCACATTGCCAATGGCCATAACCAGTACTCGCCGATGACCGGCCTGCCGGTACTGCGTCAGCAGATCGTGGCGAAAATTGCCCGCAGCTATGGCGTCACCGTCGATGCGGACAGCGAAGTGACCGTGACTCCCGGTGCGACTGAGGCGATTTTTTGCGCCATTCAGGCCGTTATCCACAACGGTGACGAAGTCATCGTGTTTGATCCGGCCTATGACAGTTACGAGCCCTCGGTCCAGCTGGCCGGTGGCCGTTGCGTTCACGTGCAACTGGGGCTGGACGACTTCAGCATCGATTTCGAAAAGCTCGCCCAGGCGCTGAGTCCGCGCACGCGGATGATCATCCTCAATACCCCGCACAATCCCAGCGGCGCACTGATCAACCGTGCCGAGCTGGACCAACTGGCGGCGTTGATCCGTGACCGCGACATCTATGTGATCAGCGATGAGGTCTACGAGCACCTGGTCTACGACGGTGTGCCCCATGTCAGTGTGCTGGCCCATGAAGAGCTGTATCAGCGCGCCTTCGTGGTCAGCTCCTTCGGCAAGACGTACCATGTCACCGGCTGGAAAACCGGCTACGTGGTCGCGCCACCGGCCTTGTCGGCAGAGCTGCGCAAGGTGCACCAGTACGTCAATTTTTGCGGCGTAACCCCCTTGCAATACGCCTTGGCCGACTTCATGGCCGAACACCCGGAACACATAGAAGAACTGCCGGGCTTCTACCAGGCCAAGCGCGATCTGTTCTGCGACTTGCTGACGCCATCGCGTTTCAGTTTCACCCGCGTCACCGGCACCTATTTCCAGTTGGTCGATTACTCGCAGATCCGTCCCGACCTCAACGATGTCGAGATGGCGCTGTGGATGACCCGCGAACACGGCGTGGCGAGCATCCCGATCTCGGTGTTCTACCAGACGCCACCCGAAGGCCAGCGCCTGGTGCGCCTGTGCTTCGCCAAACGCGAGGAGACCCTGCGTGAAGCAGCGGCAAAACTATGCGTGATCTGA